The Glycine max cultivar Williams 82 chromosome 3, Glycine_max_v4.0, whole genome shotgun sequence sequence GTTCGGAAACTGTGGATCGCTGGAGCTGCATGGTTTTGCGAGAAATAGAATGTGGGCAATTGATGATAATCCTCCTCCTCTGCCTGCAAATGATTCTAGTGGGAAATCCTTCATTGACCTGGTACTAAAATCATCTGAAGAAGATATGAAGGGCTGGCCACATAGGTATGAACTTGAATGCCACAATACTGCAGCTCATGGATTATGATTCATTTAGCCTATTAGAATTATGTGATAGTGTCACAGGGATATTTTCTCTCCCCGCATTTGATTGTTTCAAGCTGATTATGCACTTGATATTACTTTCTCCTGTGTTTGGAAGTAAATTTCAAGAAATAGTGAGCTAACGATTGCTTAATTGTACCAGTTTTGAATTCCGTCTTCGGGTGTCTCTTACAACAGATGGAGACCTGACTTTGATATCTAGAGTCAGGAATATAAATGGCAAGCCATTTAGTTTCTCATTTGCATATCACACATACTTAATGGTCTCTGACATAAGGTATGGATAATTCTTTCTTGTCCAAccctcatttttcttttacattataAATACTTGGTTTATTGTTCTGGAACATGTATTTTctgcatatattatatatattaaatgaattGTTCGCTGAAGACTTTTAAATTGTGGGATTTTAACATTTAATGAGGTCGGAGAGGACCTTTCTCTTCTTTAGAAGTTACTGAAGACTAATATATGCTCTATTCATTTGAAACTACCATTGATACTTATATATTAGGTGGATTGTTCTCTGAATACTGTTAGTACAGGAACTATGAGATCTATTCAGGTCAGTTATAGTGAAACATGAAACAAGTGATATGTTGTAATAAAAGTCCAAAGTTTTTTACAGAACCTATAGAATTTGTAACCATTTGAAGAAAGGTACTGTTTGCAATGCTTGTTACCTATTaggataatttatttacatgtttttttagCAATTGAGCTATCCCTCTTTTGGTTGTTTTAGAAcaaggaattttattttaagtttgctAATTAGTACTCACATTAACAATGATGTATAGTGAGATAAGGATTGAAGGTCTGGAGACACTGGATTACCTAGACAATCTTTTCCAAAAGGAACGGTTTACAGAACAAGGAGATGCAATAACATTTGAATCTGAGGTAAATCTCTCTAGGTTATATTCATGTTTACAACATGTAGATATTTATAGTTCCATGATGCAATTATAAGCTTTTGCTTCAAGTTGTGTAACTATAGCACTGTATTCCTAGCCTATGCAGTTTTGTCAATCATGTCAAATTCACTAAAGTCTTTAGCTTTTGTAATAATGAAGGGCATGAGTAACgaggttttaaaaaatcatcCTTCCTTCCTGGCAGGTGGATCGAGTTTATCTTAGCTCTCCAAACATAATTGCAGTGCTAGATCATGAGAGGAAACGAACATTTGTTATAAGGAAGGATGGTCTCCCTGATGTTGGTAAGTTATCTAGCTAGTAAAAGTTGTTCAGAACATATGACAAAAGGATGTATGCACTATATCTGTCTTGTTCCTGCAATCAGAAAcactaattttgtaatttgactTCAAATATGAATAAGGTTTGATATTGTTATAGAAGATTTAATTGCAGTTCATCAGTACTTCTATGATATGTGCAGCTGTGTGGAATCCATGGGAgaagaaatcaaaatcaatggcagaCTTTGGTGATGAGGAGTATAAACATATGCTTTGTGTTGATGGGGCAGTGATAGAGAAACCTGTGAACTTGAAGCCAGGCGAGGAATGGACTGGGCGGCTGCAGCTCTCGGTTGTGCCGTCAAGTTTTTGCAGTGACCGTCTGGGTCTCGACAGAAGTGGTCTTTGAGGAATTGTACAAAATCGGTCAGAGTTTATGCTACATCCTGTAATGTAGCATTGAGTCGTAGACATAGTCTCCTTAGGAGTATCAGGTTTTTCTGTTGTGTGGTCTTTTTAGGCTAGAAATAGTGTTTTAGAGAGGCCTATGTTTTTTGTGAGAATGGCTATCAAATGTTACCCGGTTATTAGTTAGTTGGTTCGGTTCTGCTATGGACTCTTCTTGAAGCGTTAGATTTGTTGTGTAGATGTTAAGTTTCTTCCCTGGATGGATTTTATGATCTTCCACGTAATGGCTATATTAAACTTTCTTGTTCCAATTTACTAATATTGATTGGGTGGGTAGTATGGTGCTTGAAaggttatttatttatatatttttattttggtcatgAATGAAAGGTTAATTTGGAACATGATGATCCACCTTTCATGAGAGAATAAACCGAGTGGTTAATCACCAATATGAGCAATACATCTATTATAATAATACTGAACTctatatgtattttaattatgtaatgaTACTCGAATAATTTAACAAGtttcacatgttttttttagaaatctatcACTAAAAAACCTGTATAgtcaattaattagaaaatattttaaatatgatttttgaaataattatataatagtcaataattttattatagacGATATCTACAATTGAATGAAAAATTCTTATATTGACTGTGATCtaattgaatttttgtttttattcaataaagcTGGTCAAAAAGGTGCgtcaaaaaaacatgaaattgtGCTTTCTGTGTACAAATGGAGACCGGATGTGGCGAGGGAATAGGCATTAAAAGGTTCAAGTTGGTAAGAGATGAGAGATTctgtgtttttataaaaaaaaaaaaaaaaaacacaatataaataggcactattaaaaaaaatccttaattttCTTGATTATCAACATTCAGGTCAATTTTGTTTGTGAAATTGAATATTCTCAGTAAAAATTAGCAAATTTagtctatataattttttttttcaaatactaaaatctttttttaagtaaaaagaatatatGCGATGTTatgaatgatgttttttttaaacatcaATATTCAAATGTATCATACtcgtttaaaatgaaattaaaaaaacgtTTTGGAATCGATTATCAATAGCCTTTTCTTTAGCAATGAACATTGGCAACTTAGGTTATAAATGATCACTTAACGAAGCTACAATCAGTAATCAGGAACGTGTTTTGAAATTATTcccaatttttcaattttaaatttaaatctaagTTATATAAAAACCAAAGTCAATAGTTAGTTGTTAGACACAGGAAAATTCGAGAAAAAGTTTggtagattattttattattatatcgtTGAGACTTAACTGCAATTCAACTACTAAATAACAAGCTTTATTTATCGAATTTTAGCGTACCCGTATCTCCAAACAAAAAGGCAATGAAAGAACATTAAACATGTTAGTTGTTGATGCTGATTAGACAAAAACGACGCCATTGCTTTGCTGTCTGAGAGGATGCAACGAGCCAACGAACATGTACGCACTCAACCAACTTTTTAAATGGTTTTCGTTCCAACTGTTAGAAGTGTCAGATCACTAGTTCAACTCCACACCCCTTCTAATTTTAGGGGATTTGCTAAACGACGAACATGGTCccaaaataattcataaatttgtTACTTCAATTGACTAGGTAAGGCTGTGTTTGAATTAAAGCCTTCAATGCACATTTGTGAATTCTAATGCATAAAATGAAGGAGGAATTTGTTACTTTCATAGTAAAATTACTTTTGAATTCTCGACTGGTACAAAGATGCACtaagttggtagaaatgggaaaCAATTAAACAAATGCTACAGAGAGACTCTCTACATTTCCCGCTCTAGTCAACAGCATATGCCAAAAACAAAATCGTTTGCAGGTAAATACACACTGGAGAgaattctcttaaaaaatgaaaacgcaCAAATGCTGAAAGAATGGACCTACAAATCTGGAAAAACCAGACCATTGGCAATAATAATCATAGCATCATGCGCAAGCATAAGCCAACATAAATTGGAAGCAAATAGGAAACATTACTTCTGCTATAAAACTATACACCTCTTCGATACTCAAGTTGCTTTGTGTTCTCCAGTAAAAATCTGCCAACCGACAAAAATTCGGGAATTAATCTATGAAATGAATGTAAACCATGTTTTCACTTCTCTTAGTATAATCACAAAAGTGATTAGTGCTATTGCTATTGCTTTGCAGCCTTCAATTGCCAGTTGCATAACATTTTCCAAAATGTCAATAGGTAGTTTAGAATCCATCTACAGCCAGTATCAAAAGAAATTAGTGCAAATAAAACTAAACTAGGAGCTTTTCCATTCTAATTTAAGGAATAAAGCAGTCAGTGAATACTAGAGAAAACTTGAAATAAATAAACTGGAGTTCGAAAGAAAAGCATTGCATGCTTTTCATAATAATGATACGGTGgttaatttcttattaaaattttcaaggtTCTCATTCTCAAAAGATATATGGAGAAAATAAGACACAAAAATTAACCTGAAGAAGGGTCACTTTATCCAGCTTCGGCAGAATTCCTAGAGTTACATCAGCCCCTCCAGCACTGTCTTCTACATATGGACATGTTTGGATACAAGTTATAAGCTCTTTTGAGAGCTTCTCTacagaaaatatattatatatttccgGTAGAGAAGCTCTCAAAAGAGCTTATGGCTTGTATCCAAACAGACTTAGTTCAAATCTGTTCATATTCATTCAGCAACTTTGAATAATTATGACAGCTTGAGCATCAGAAGTTGACTGAAAACCGGGGAATGAGGCAATAAATGTGTCAGTATACATGCTTCCATGGTTTGTCAGATAACAAGAGAAATTTCAGTTGATCTCCTGTAGCATGAGAAAACTTCAATCAACTAAAGAATAGtaaaaaacaagataaaattaaaactctAATGAAGCAAAACAAGATAAAATTTATGTCTATAAACACTGATGGCTAAGGCATTCAAAACTACATACAAATTTTGGCCAAAGATGACTCATAAAAgttaaagctcaaagatccatgTCATAGAAAAAGACCattaagaaaagataaaaaatgaggTGAGGCCATAAATGGTGCTTATGGTTTACTTTTCACTGCTCTATGATACATAACCCACTCGGAGCATTTAGACAACTGATGTAGTCATCAATGCtaagaaaaaacagaaaataaagatGTTCATAATCAATAATCAAAAGTTACAGTCTAAAAGTCCACACACACAATTAGCACTTTAGCAGCTTATTTCCTACTTTGgtaaaaagatgaaaaagtcCAATTCACAATTACAAGATATTCTTGAGATTGATTCTATTAATGCAACATTCACTCTCATCCTATAACTAGTCCACACTCCAATACCATTTCAATGAGTACAATATATCAAAAATCAAGCAAAAAGATTAGGAagttaaacaagtaaataagtACAACCTGTCACCCTTAGATTTCCTCATGCGATCTCCAGTGCTAAAATTAGCCAGGCTGTACTCACACCGAACCTACAGACACAGAAAGCAGATAAGCAGCAATTAAGTTATCATTACAATGCATAAAACTGCACTCaatgtattataatttaaaagaaaaaaatctaccAGGGCATGGCTACTTATTTGTTGGCTCCTATTTTGCACCTGAAAAGAATAGAAGTTACCAAAGAAAAACAGCAAATTATCTCAAGCTCAAATGcaaattcaaagattttttaaacatttaagcTGATTAACACCCAAAAGTTTTTCTACCCATATTCAAATTACATAGAAAACTATTCATGAGCaaggtaaataaataaacagtACCTCTCTAGGGCCAT is a genomic window containing:
- the LOC100819277 gene encoding putative glucose-6-phosphate 1-epimerase isoform X1, with amino-acid sequence MGHSAAVWDYRAATEITKDWNGIHQIVLRTPRGASAQVCLHGAQVTSWRNEHGEELLFTSSKAIFKAPKAIRGGIPICFPQFGNCGSLELHGFARNRMWAIDDNPPPLPANDSSGKSFIDLVLKSSEEDMKGWPHSFEFRLRVSLTTDGDLTLISRVRNINGKPFSFSFAYHTYLMVSDISEIRIEGLETLDYLDNLFQKERFTEQGDAITFESEVDRVYLSSPNIIAVLDHERKRTFVIRKDGLPDVAVWNPWEKKSKSMADFGDEEYKHMLCVDGAVIEKPVNLKPGEEWTGRLQLSVVPSSFCSDRLGLDRSGL
- the LOC100819277 gene encoding putative glucose-6-phosphate 1-epimerase isoform X2; the encoded protein is MGHSAAVWDYRAATEITKDWNGIHQIVLRTPRGASAQVCLHGAQVTSWRNEHGEELLFTSSKAIFKAPKAIRGGIPICFPQFGNCGSLELHGFARNRMWAIDDNPPPLPANDSSGKSFIDLVLKSSEEDMKGWPHSFEFRLRVSLTTDGDLTLISRVRNINGKPFSFSFAYHTYLMVSDISEIRIEGLETLDYLDNLFQKERFTEQGDAITFESEVDRVYLSSPNIIAVLDHERKRTFVIRKDGLPDVVHQYFYDMCSCVESMGEEIKINGRLW
- the LOC106798118 gene encoding exosome complex component RRP41 homolog is translated as MEMQQIRAEIGAVSKADGSSIFEMGNTEVTAAVYGPREVQNRSQQISSHALVRCEYSLANFSTGDRMRKSKGDRRSTEISLVI